One Microlunatus soli genomic window carries:
- a CDS encoding carbohydrate ABC transporter permease has product MTAVATARRPESTGGSAPSGAAHRRRRRNPTPYALLTPTLVLLALLFAVPAVYNVWLALHEVTPYDALGDGDFVAGKNFASVLTSPQLWLSARNTVLWLTLATVLLRLIFGLGLAVLLQQAVLRRIRILGVARTIILLPWMIPPTVAVAAWQWLLDGRTGLVNKVLLQLGVIDQGIAFFGELSTVWPSIAAVMVWRELPFVVISLMAGLQAIPSDQYEAAALDGATAWRAFWYVTLPNLRPVIAVVGLMITIGAFNNFIYVWLTTGGGPGTFTQVLATQLYSTAFVDNQLGKGAAIGLVMSAVMLIFAVIYLTATTRRNDE; this is encoded by the coding sequence ACCGGCGGATCGGCGCCGAGCGGCGCCGCACACCGGCGCCGGCGGCGCAACCCGACACCGTACGCGCTGCTGACCCCGACGCTGGTACTGCTGGCCCTGCTGTTCGCCGTGCCGGCGGTCTACAACGTCTGGCTGGCACTGCACGAGGTCACGCCGTACGACGCACTCGGCGATGGCGACTTCGTTGCGGGGAAGAACTTCGCGTCCGTGCTGACCAGTCCGCAGCTCTGGCTGTCGGCCCGCAATACGGTGCTCTGGCTGACGCTGGCGACCGTCCTGCTCCGGCTGATCTTCGGGCTCGGTCTGGCCGTGCTGCTGCAGCAGGCCGTGTTGCGACGGATCCGGATCCTCGGCGTCGCGCGGACGATCATCCTGCTGCCGTGGATGATCCCGCCCACGGTCGCCGTCGCGGCCTGGCAGTGGTTGCTGGACGGCCGGACCGGGCTGGTCAACAAGGTGCTGCTGCAGCTCGGCGTCATCGATCAAGGCATCGCCTTCTTCGGTGAGCTCTCCACGGTCTGGCCGAGCATCGCCGCGGTGATGGTCTGGCGGGAGCTGCCCTTCGTGGTGATCTCGCTGATGGCCGGCCTGCAGGCGATCCCGTCCGATCAGTACGAGGCCGCTGCGCTGGACGGCGCGACCGCCTGGCGGGCGTTCTGGTATGTGACGCTGCCGAATCTGCGCCCGGTGATCGCAGTCGTCGGGCTGATGATCACCATCGGCGCCTTCAACAACTTCATCTACGTCTGGCTGACCACCGGCGGCGGCCCCGGCACCTTCACCCAGGTGCTGGCCACCCAGCTGTACAGCACCGCGTTCGTCGACAACCAGCTCGGCAAGGGGGCCGCCATCGGACTGGTGATGAGTGCGGTGATGCTGATCTTCGCGGTGATCTACCTGACGGCAACCACCCGGAGGAACGATGAGTGA
- a CDS encoding carbohydrate ABC transporter permease yields the protein MSEATAASTARATRSLRRKPLTGAEIATVVITVVVCLMIAFPFLWMVITSFFPPEELFTPQRLLPRIETATIGNYVQLITQSKFLTYTANSLIVSCAAMVVSVVLSSLSGYAFSRYRFRGRRLIMVAIIAVHLFPFVILITPMYAFFSELQLLNTHLGLIIAYVAITLPFASYLMLGFFETIPTSLDEAARVDGCSTVGVLFRVVLPVAWPGIATVGINAFILSWEEYLFAKVLVTDDEMKTVQVGLANFFGEFTTRWDLVMAASVLASVPTIVLFAVAQRRLVSGLAAGGVKE from the coding sequence ATGAGTGAGGCCACCGCCGCATCGACCGCCCGAGCCACCAGGTCGCTGCGTCGCAAACCGCTGACCGGTGCCGAGATCGCCACCGTAGTGATCACGGTCGTGGTCTGTCTGATGATCGCCTTCCCGTTCCTGTGGATGGTGATCACGTCCTTCTTCCCGCCCGAAGAACTCTTCACGCCACAACGCCTGCTGCCGCGGATCGAGACCGCGACGATCGGCAACTACGTGCAGTTGATCACCCAGTCGAAATTCCTCACCTACACGGCGAACTCGCTGATCGTCTCCTGTGCTGCGATGGTCGTCTCGGTGGTGCTGTCGAGTCTGTCGGGGTATGCGTTCTCCCGCTATCGGTTCCGGGGCCGCCGGCTGATCATGGTGGCGATCATCGCCGTCCACCTGTTCCCGTTCGTCATCCTGATCACCCCGATGTACGCGTTCTTCTCCGAGCTGCAGCTGCTGAACACCCACCTCGGGCTGATCATCGCCTACGTGGCGATCACGTTGCCGTTCGCGTCGTACCTGATGTTGGGGTTCTTCGAGACGATCCCCACCTCGCTGGACGAGGCCGCCCGGGTGGACGGCTGCAGCACGGTCGGTGTGCTGTTCCGGGTGGTGTTGCCGGTCGCTTGGCCGGGGATCGCTACCGTCGGCATCAACGCGTTCATCCTGTCCTGGGAGGAGTATCTGTTCGCCAAGGTGCTGGTCACCGACGATGAGATGAAGACCGTCCAGGTCGGGCTGGCAAACTTCTTCGGCGAGTTCACCACGCGATGGGACCTGGTCATGGCAGCCTCGGTGCTGGCTTCCGTGCCGACGATCGTCCTGTTCGCGGTGGCCCAGCGACGACTGGTGTCCGGCCTGGCAGCCGGTGGTGTGAAGGAGTAG